The stretch of DNA CTTTTTTGGGACTAAGCATATTATTCCTCTTAGGTTAAGTCTTCTTACGCAGTGCCCGCTTCCGGAAACACTTCGCCCTTAAACATCCACACTTTGACCCCGATGATCCCGTATGTGGTCTTGGCTTCAGCAAAACCATAGTCTATATCGGCGCGTAGGGTATGCAACGGCACCCGCCCTTCCCGGTACCACTCCCGCCTGGCCATCTCTGCGCCGCCGAGCCGACCGGCGCAAGCTATCCGTACGCCCTTAGCGCCCAGCCTTAGAGACGTAAAAACCGCCTTTTTCATGGCCCGGCGAAACGAAACCCGCCGCTCCAGTTGCAAAGCCACACTTTCTGCTACCAGTTGAGCATCCAGTTCCGGTTTCCGCACTTCGTGAATATCTAAAATAACCGGCCGCTTAATCTGCTTCTCTATCTCCTGTTTAAGCTTATCTATCTCAGCGCCCTTTTTACCAATGACGATGCTGGGCCGGGCGGTATGAATCTTCACCTTTAACTTATCGGCGGCCCGCTCGATCAAAAGCTTGGAAATCCCGGCATGATAAAGCTTCTTCTTTATGAAGTCCCGAATCTTTCTATCTTCATAAACAAAGGCTGCAAAATCTTTTTTAGCAAACCATCGTGAATCCCAGGTTCTTATATAACCAAGCCTAAAACTAATCGGATTTACCTTCTGCCCCAAGTTATCCTCCTGCCTTATCTCCTAATTTTCATCCAGAACTACGGTTATATGACTCGTACGTTTGATTATGCGATTAGCCTTTCCCATGGACCTAGGCCGCCAACGTTTTAGCCTGGGGCCTTCATCAACGAATATCTTCTTAATATAAAGTGTGTCCACGTCTATTTTAGGATTCTGCGCGGCATTCGCCAAGGCCGAATAGATAACCTTACTCACCAGCCGCGCAGCCTTTTTCGGTACAAACTTCAAGAGATTCAAGGCCTCATTTACCTTCTTACCGCTTACCGGCCTGGTCACCGTTCTGGCCTTTATTGCAGAAATGCGCACATGCTTTGCTATTGCTTTAGACTCCATAGCTCCTTACACTCCCCAGTCCAAAATCACCCGCTGCGTATATGATCTGTCCGTTAACTCTATAAAAACAACCCCTACAAGCTACTTCTTTCCCTTAACCTTGGTCTTACGATCGCCAGAATGGGCATGAAAAGTACGCGTGGGCGAAAATTCTCCGAGTTTATGGCCTACCATATTCTCGGAGACAAAAACCGGTATAAACTTCTTACCATTGTGCACTGCAAATGTAATACCGACCATATCCGGTATGACAGTTGACCGCCGTGACCAAGTCTTAATGACCTTTTTCCCTTGAGATTGACGGGCCTCATCCAGCTTCTTCATTAAATGTCCATCTACAAAGGGACCTTTCTTAACTGATCTTGCCACCCTGCTCCCCCCTCGAAATTACATGACCATCAAACTCGTGCCTGAACCACGTATTAATAGATTGATAATACCTAAGAACGCCTTTTAATTATAAGTTTATCACTGCTCTTTCGCCGGCGGGTCTTATAGCCCTTGGTAGGATAGCCCCATGGCGTACAGGGATGCCTGCCTCCGGAAGACTTTCCTTCACCCCCACCCATAGGATGGTCGACCGGGTTCATAGCCACACCGCGCACATGAGGTCTTTTTCCCATCCATCTCGCACGGCCAGCCTTACCCAAAGAGACGCTTTCATGTTCCAGATTACCGACTTGACCCACAGTAGCCATGCAGGCCACATGAACCTGCCGCACCTCACCCGAAGGCAACTTAATCTGACTATATTTCCCCTCTTTAGCCATGAGCTGGCCATAGGATCCGGCACTCCGTATAATCTGTCCACCCCTGCCGGGCCGTAGTTCCAGGTTATGCAGCAGTGTACCCATAGGCATCTTACCAATCGGCAGGGCATTGCCTGGCTTAATGTCCGCATTTTCACCGGACACCACCGTATCCCCTACCGCCAGGCCGACTGGAGCTAAAATGTAGCGTTTTTCTCCATCTGCGTAATGGAGGAGGGCAATGCGCGCCGAACGGTTAGGGTCGTACTCAATGCTCGCCACCCTTGCTGAAACATCACGCTTGTCACGTTTGAAATCAATCAATCTATATTTTCTCTTATGTCCCCCGCCGTTATGTCGCGCCGTCATCCGGCCCACATTATTGCGGCCGCCGCTCTTATTTATAGGAACCAGAAGGCTCTTTTCCGCCTCAACCGCCGACAGGCCCTCGCCCACAATAGCAGTTTGCGTCCTTCTACCCGGTGATGTAGGTTTATAACTCTTGATTGGCATACCCATCCCTCATTACTAAAACTCTATCTAAACGCCTTCGAAAAATTCTATGCGTTCTCCAGGCCTTAAAGTCACGACGGCCTTCTTCCAGTCGGAACTATATCCCATATTACGGCCAACCCGTCTCTGTTTGCCGGGGTTAACCTGGGTGCGTACAGCTGCCACCTTGGCCTTGAAAATACGCTCGACGGCCTCTTTTATCTCTATTTTATTGGCCTGCCGGTCCACAACAAAACAAACCTGATTGGCGTTTTCTTTCTGCCAGGTGCTCTTCTCCGTGAGGCATGGGCCTTTTATTATTTGATATATATCCTTCATGACAAGAGAAACTCCTCGATCTTTGGGATACAATCCCTGTGCAAAATCAGATTATTATGTATCAAGATATCATGCACATTAATATCCGTGTACGGCAAGACATCTACATAAGGTATATTGCGGGCTGATTTTTCCAGGTTTTCCTGTCGCTCGTTCATTACAATCAAGACATTTTTTACACCGAGATTATTCATGGTCTGGATAATTTTTTTTGTCTTGATCTCATCTAAAGTAAAATCATCCACAATCAACATCTGGCTATCTCTCAACTTGGCGCTTAAGGCCATACGTAGCGCCAGTTTTCTGACCTTGCGCGTCACCTTATAGCTATAGTCACGCGGTGTTGGGCCAAAAACCGCTCCTCCGCGTCTCCACACAGGCGAGGTATTACTACCACTCCGCGCCCGTCCCGTGCCCTTCTGACGCCAGGGCTTGCTCCCGCCACCGCTGACCTCACTCCGGCTCTTAGTTGAAGCTGTACCTGCACGGCGCTTGGCCAGTTGCATAGTCACAACCTCATGCAGCACATCTTCTCGAACCGGAACACTAAAGACATCATCGTTCAGAGTAATCTCTGAAACTTTCTCTTTTTGCATGTTATAGACATCTAGGACTGGCATTATAACATCCCTCAATAAGCCATACTTATCTTAAAGGCACTTATGTATCAACAGCAGGCCATTTTTGCTTCCTGGCACAGACCCCTTGAGCACCAGCACATTTTCATCCGGCCGCACATCTAAAATGGTCAGGTTTTTCACTGTAACCCGGCTATTACCCATGTGGCCGGGCATCTTTTTCCCCTTAATGACGCGCGACGGGAAAGAACTGGCCCCAATAGAACCCACGACACGGTGGGACATGGAGCCATGCGTATCCTTGCCCCCATGGAAGCCATGCCGCTTTATAACGCCGGCAAAACCGCACCCCTTACTAATCCCCGCCACATCTATTTTTTCGCCAACCTCAAAGTTTTCTACCGTGACCTCCTGCCCTAATTCATAGGACTCGAGTTCCTCGTCATCAATAGAAAACTCACGCAAGTAACGGTAACATCCCTTATCTGCTTTTTTAAAATGGCCGGCCTCTGGTTTAGTCACACGACTTTCCTTCTGAGGCATAAAACCCAACTGGACAGCATTGTAGCCATCCTTCTCTCTGGTTTTCTTCTGGATAATAGTACAAGGCCCTGCCTCTACCACCGTTACCGGAATGGAATGTCCCTCTTCCGAAAAAATACGGGCCGTTCCCAGCTTACGCGCTAGCATTCCCCTGATCATCTCTTCATCCTATAGCCTTCAGATTTTAAACGAAAAATCTTCTAGAGTTTTATCTCGACATCGACCCCGGCCGAAAGTTCCAGTTTCATAAGGGCGTCGATGGTTTGTTGCGTCGGCTCCAAAATATCCAGAAGCCTTTTATGTGTCCGAATTTCGAACTGCTCTCTGGACTTTTTATCCACGTGGGGAGAGCGCAAGACACAATACTTGTTAATTACCGTAGGTAGAGGAATCGGCCCCGCCACCTTCCCCCCGGCACGCCTCACTGTTTCCACAATCTCAGCCGTAGACTGATCCAACAGGTTATGATCATAACCCTTCAAACGGATACGAATTTTATGGTTTTGAATCATATTTCTTTCCCATCCTGATGCCAGGAAATTATTTTATTCCATTATTTCGCTGATGACGCCTGCCCCAACGGTGCGTCCACCCTCTCGAATAGCAAACCTGAGCTCCTTCTCCATCGCTATCGGTGTAATTAAATCCACCTCCATCGATACATTGTCCCCAGGCATCACCATCTCCACTCCATCCGGCAGCTTCACTATCCCGGTGACATCCGTCGTCCGAAAATAAAACTGCGGCCTGTACCCGTTGAAAAACGGCGTATGCCGCCCTCCCTCTTCCTTCGTCAATATGTACGACTCCGCCTTAAACTTCGTGTGCGGCGTTATGCTCCCAGGCTTCGCTACCACCTGGCCTCGCTCTACCTCATCACGCTTCGTACCCCTAAGCAGCACCCCTATATTGTCCCCGGCCTGCCCCTGATCCAATATCTTACGAAACATCTCCACACCGGTACATACCGTCTTCGTCGTCGGACGTATCCCTACTATCTCCACCTCTTCTCCTACCTTGACCATCCCTCGCTCTACCCGGCCCGTCACCACCGTGCCACGACCGGATATGCTGAAGACATCTTCCACCGGCATCAAAAATGGCTTGTCTATATCCCGCACCGGATTCGGTATATAACTGTCCACCGCATCCATTAACTTCCATATCGGCCCACAATTCACACAATCCTTCTTGCCGCAACTGCACTCCAAAGCCTTCAAGGCGCTCCCAGGCACTATCGGTATATCATCCCCAGGAAACTCATACTTCGACAACAGCTCCCTCAACTCCAGCTCCACTAACTCGATCAGCTCAGGATCGTCCACCATGTCCACCTTGTTCAAAAATACCACCATGCTCGGCACTCCCACCTGACGCGCCAACAATATATGCTCCCGTGTCTGCGGCATCGGACCGTCATCCGCACCCACTACCAATATCGCACCGTCCATCTGCGCCGCTCCCGTTATCATATTCTTTATATAGTCGGCATGTCCGGGACAGTCCACATGCGCATAATGCCGCTTATCCGTCTCATACTCCACATGCGCCGTCGCTATCGTTATTCCCCTCTCCCTCTCCTCCGGCGCCTTGTCTATCTGATCAAACGGTATATGCTCCGCAAATCCCGCCTTCGATAACACCGACGTTATCGCACTCGTTAACGTCGTCTTACCATGATCTATATGCCCTATCGTCCCTATGTTTACATGCGGCTTCTTACGCTCAAATTTCTTCTTCCCCATCTCAAAATCCTCCTTAAATTTAACGCCAGGTAAAAATTATCCCCCCGTAATCAACCCTACATCGCAGATGCCTTTCGCATAATCTCTTCGCCCAAGGAAACGGGGACCGGCGCATAGTGTGAAAATTGCATGGTAAACGTAGCCCGGCCCTGGGTTTTTGAACGCAGATCCGTGGCATAACCAAACATTTGCTCCAACGGAACCCTGGCCGAGGCGATCTGGATGCTCGGTCTGGCCTCCAGACCGACTAATTTACCCCTTCTTCCGTTAATGTCGCCGATTACTTCACCGATAAATTCCTCCGGGGTAACCACATCCAAAGACATAATAGGTTCCAGCAGTACCGGCTCCGCCTTTCTGGCGGCCTCTTTGAAACCCATGGAAGCAGCGATGCTAAAAGCCATCTCTGAAGAATCAACCTCATGATATGAACCATCTATCAGAGTTACTCTAATGTCGGTCATCGGGTAACCAGCCGATACGCCGACCTCTGCCGCTCCCCTTATTCCCTTTTCCACAGCCGATATATACTCTCTGGGCACCACGCCACCTTTAATGGCATCTACAAATTCAATGCCCTTACCCGGCTCAAGCGGCTCTATATCCAACCAGACATGGCCATATTGTCCACGCCCGCCGCTCTGTCTAACAAATTTTCCTTCGGCCCGGGCCTTTCTTTTAATCGTCTCTTTATAGGCTACGTGAGGCTGCCCCACCTTGGCATCAACCTTGAATTCTCTGACTAAGCGATCAACAATAATTTCCAGATGCAACTCGCCCATCCCGGAGATGATAGTCTGCCCGGTCTCCTCATCCGTTCGAACCTTAAATGAAGGGTCTTCCATGGCGATCTTCGCTAATGACAGGCCCAGCTTGTCCTGATCCGCTTTAGACTTGGGTTCAATGGCCACCGATATCACCGGTAGAGGGATATCCATGGCCTCCAACTGTATTGGCGACCCTTCGTCACAAAGGGTATCTCCGGTAGAAACATCCCGCAAGCCGACAACAGCCGCAATATCCCCGGCAAAAACTTCCTTAATTTCTTCCCGCTTGTTGGCATGCATCTTGACCAGCCGGCCGACTCTTTCTTTTTTCCTCTTCGTAGCGTTGTACACACTACCACCAGAGGTCAGTGAACCGGAATATACGCGCAGGAAGGTCAAGTTGCCAATAAAGGGATCGGTCATGATCTTGAAGGCCAGCGCGGCAAAAGGCGCATCATCTGTTGCTGGCCGATCTTCTTCTGCGCCTTTATCATTCAGGCCCTTGACCGGTAGTACATCCGTTGGGGCCGGCAGGTAATCAACAACGGCGTCCAAAAGCAGCTGGACGCCCTTATTCTTGAAGGCAGAACCGCATAGTATCGGCACAGCCCTCAAGGATAGGGTTGCCTTTCGCAGGCTAAGGCGAATATCTTCCGGGGAGATAGCCTCTCCGCCCAAATATTTCTCCATAAACCCATCATCTACATCCGCCAATTCCTCTAGCAACTGTTCCCTATAGGCCAAAACCTCTTCTTCCAGCCCTGGCGGGATATCTTCTACGTGATATTTCGCCCCCAGCGTCGAGTCATCCCATATTACCGCCTTCATCCCCAGAAGATCGATGACCCCCCTAAAGCCCTCCTCCGACCCAAGAGGGATCTGAACAGCCACAGGATTGGCGCCGAGTCGATTTTTCATCATGCCCAGGCAGTGTTTAAAATCCGCACCCGAACGGTCCATCTTATTGATAAAGGCAATGCGCGGCACCTTATAGCGATCCGCCTGACGCCACACCGTCTCCGATTGTGGTTCGACGCCGCCCACCGCACAAAAAACTGCTACCGCCCCATCCAATACCCGCAACGATCGTTCCACCTCTACCGTAAAGTCAACATGGCCGGGGGTATCAATAAGGTTTATGCGATGGCCTCCCCATAAGCAGGTTGTTGCTGCCGAGGTAATGGTGATGCCACGTTCCTGCTCCTGTTCCATCCAGTCCATAACCGCAGTGCCGTCATGCACCTCTCCGATCTTATAAGACACGCCTGTATAATAAAGGATGCGTTCTGTCGTAGTAGTCTTACCGGCATCAATGTGCGCCATGATGCCGATATTGCGTGTCTTTTCTAATGAAACAAGACGTGGCAATTTTTCCCCTCTTCTAAATCTATTCTCTTTGATCTATTATCAAAGAACCCGGAAATTATTCCGTCTTAACTCTGATTACCAACGATAATGGGCAAAGGCCTTATTGGCTTCAGCCATCTTGTGTGTATCTTCTTTTTTCTTTATCGATGACCCGCGATTATTATAGGCGTCGACTAATTCTGCCGCCAGTTTTTCCTCCATGGATTTCTCCGCCCGTGAATTTGCATAGCCAATTATCCAGCGGATAGCCAGGGCCACCCTTCTATTCGGCCGCACCTCTACAGGAACCTGGTACGTAGCGCCGCCCACCCGGCGAGACTTAACCTCAATTACCGGTTTTACATGCTCCAGAGCAGCATTAAACACCTCTTCCGGATTCTTACCCACCCGATCACGTATAATATCCATAGCCCGATAGAGTATATGCTGGGCAACGTTCTTTTTACCACGTAGCATAATCCGGTTAACAAATTTTGCTACCAATCCACTATTATATTTTGGATCCGGATTAATCTCCCGCTTTATAACTACTTTCCTTCTGGGCATACCTACCTCTTATCTGTTATTTCACCCGATTACTTGGGCCGCTTAGCGCCATACTTGGAGCGCCCTTTTTTCCTATCCTGCACACCTAGCGTATCTAACGCACCCCGGACGATATGATAACGCACGCCCGGCAGATCCTTAACGCGTCCGCCGCGTATCAGCACCACGGAATGTTCCTGTAAATTATGTCCTACCCCGGGAATATAAGAAGTTGCTTCTATTCCATTTGTTAAACGCACCCTGGCCACTTTGCGCAAGGCAGAATTCGGTTTTTTAGGCGTCGTAGTATAGACACGCACACATACCCCCCTCTTCTGCGGGCACTCTTTTAATGCAGGGGCAGAACTCTTCCTCTTAACCTTTTTCCGGCCACTGCGAACCAGTTGATTAACTGTAGGCATCAGATTCTCCAACCCATGATTTTTAGTATCGCTTACGAATCCAAAAAACGTTCTTTTACCCCATTTACCGGCCTTCTGTCAAGACTTTTTTACCCAAAGATAAAAACTACTAGGCTTATTTATTATCGTTTTTCCCCGCCGGTTTTAATCCCCTTTCCGGGCCTCGGCATAGTAAACTATACCTGTTCCGGCCGGGATAAGGCGACCCATGATGACATTTTCTTTTAGCCCGCGGAGGTAATCCACCTTGCCCGCTATAGCTGCGTCCGTAAGAACCTTGGTAGTCTCCTGGAAGGAGGCCGCAGATATAAAACTTTCCGTGCTCAAGGAAGCCTTTGTAATACCCAGAAGTAACGGTTCCGCCACTGCCGGCTGGCCGCCCCGGGCCAAAATCTTTTCGTTTTCTTCCTCAAACAGGTATCGTTCCACCTGCTCGCCCAGCATAAAACTGCTGTCCCCTACCTCTTTGATCTTTACACGACGCAGCATCTGTCGCACGATGGCTTCAATATGCTTGTCATTGATCTTAACGCCCTGTAACCGGTAAACCTCCTGCACCTCATTGACCAGGTAGCGAGCCAGCTCTTTAATCCCAAGGACACGAAGGATATCGTGAGGATTAGCCGAACCATCCATAAGAGCCTCCCCGGCCCGGATAAAATCCCCTTCATGGACACTGATGTGCTTGCCTTTGGCAACAAGATATTCCTTAGACTCTCCAACGTCAGGTTTTACTACAACCCTTCGCTTACCTTTTACGTCCTTGCCGAAGCTGACCACACCGTCAATCTCGCTGATCACCGCAAACTCTTTTGGTTTTCGCACCTCAAAGAGTTCCGCTACCCGAGGCAATCCGCCGGTGATATCTTTAGTTTTTGTTGTTTCCCGGGGGATACGCGCAATGACCTCTCCCGCATTGACCATGTTGCCTTCCGCCACCATAACGATGGCGCCGATAGGCATAAGATAGCGGGCCTCAGACGTAGAACCGGGGATCTTGAGGGTCTTGCCGCTCTCATCCTTTATGGAAACGCGCGGCCGAACGCTGGAATCCTTACATTCAACAACAACCCTGCTGGCCTTACCGGTGACGGGGTCCAGCTTCTCCTGCATGGTGACGCCTTCTACGATATCGCCAAATTTGACCCGGCCGGAAACATCGGTCAAAATCGGGATGGTATAAGGATCCCAATTCGCCAGGAGATCATTGGCGTTGACCGGTTGTCCGTCCTCGGCGTAGATCTGCGCCCCGTAGGTCACCGGATAACGCTCACGTTCCCGTCCATCCTCAGTTACAACAGCTATTTCACCATTACGATTCATAGCGACCAGGCCACCCGCTACATTACGAACCGTGTGCAGGTTAATAAACTTTATCCGCCCTTCGTTCCGGGCATGGATTTCGGCTTGCTCCACCCTTCTGCTGGCTGTACCGCCGATATGGAAGGTACGCATGGTAAGCTGCGTTCCTGGTTCACCAATAGACTGTGCCGCAATAATACCGATGGACTCTCCGATGTTGACCATCTTTCCACGCGCCAGATCACGGCCGTAACACTTGATACAAACCCCGTGCTTAGAACGGCAGGTAAGCACAGAGCGGATTTTCACCCGCTCAATACCGGCATCCTCTATCTTCTGAACGTGGGACTCTGTAATCTCCTCATTGGCATTTACCAGAATTTCACCGGTCAATGGGTCATTAATATCCTCAAGGACCACACGGCCGAGAATACGATCGCCAACGCGCTGAATAATCTCGCCTCCCTCGATTAACGGCTCCATAGTGATACCATCGATAGTGCCGCAATCCTCCTCCGTAATCGTACAGTCCTGGGCTACATCGACCAGCCGCCGGGTCAAGTAACCGGAATTAGCCGTCTTCAAGGCGGTATCGGCCAGACCTTTACGTGCACCGTGTGTCGATACAAAATATTGTAGCACAGTAAGACCTTCCCTGAAATTTGCCGTGATCGGGGTTTCGATTATTTCACCGGAAGGCTTGGCCATAAGACCCCTCATACCCGCCAACTGCCGGATCTGATCTTTGCTCCCCCGAGCGCCGGAATCAGCCATCATGTATATGGGATTAAAACTAGGCGTCTCTATGGCGCGACCGTCTTTGCCCTTTATGCGCTGTACGGCTATGCCCCGCATCATCTCCGCGGCTACATCATCCGTGGCCTTAGCCCAGATATCAATTACCTTATTATATTTTTCTCCGTCGGTGATTAAACCGTCAGTATATTGTTTCTCTACCGCATGCACTTCACTTTGGGCCTTATTTAAGATTCCCGCCTTCTTGGCCGGGATAACCATGTCCGCGATAGAAATGGAAATACCCGCCTTGGTGGCATATTTGTACCCCATATCTTTTAAGCGGTCAGCTAACAGGACCGTCTTTTTAATGCCCGCCCCCCGGTAGCACTTATCAATCAATTGGGCGAGTTCCTTTTTCTTCATGGGGCGATTAATAATATCAAACGGGATTTCTTCCGGTAAGATATCCCCAAGTAATATCCGCCCCGTCGTCGTATCTACTAACTTACCATTTAAGCGCACTTTAATCTGGGCTTGAAGATCGACCGCACCGGCATCATAGGCCATCTGAACTTCTTCCGGCCCTGCAAACACCTTACCCTCGCCCTTAGCCAGCGCCCGGCTACGCGTCATGTAATATATTCCCAACACCACATCCTGCGTAGGAATAATAATCGGTTCACCATGCGCCGGCGAAAGAATATTATTGGTGGACATCATCAGAACCCGGGCCTCTATTTGAGCCTCAATAGACACGGGGACATGAACAGCCATCTGATCACCGTCGAAGTCTGCAT from Desulfovibrionales bacterium encodes:
- the rpoC gene encoding DNA-directed RNA polymerase subunit beta' — protein: MDDLYSYFARSKDPSNIDFVRISLASPDKVREWSHGEIKKPETINYRTFKPERDGLFCAKIFGPAKDYECNCGKYKRMKHRGVVCEKCGVEVIQSKVRRERMGHIELAAPVAHIWFLKSLPSKVGNLLDFTLKELEKVLYFESYVVTESSIDALPVGTLLSEDRYRQVKEEFGTQVKAGIGAEVIKYMLSNLDINALSVSLREELQKTSSEAKRKKLSKRLRVVEAFKDSGNRPEWMILDVVPVLPPDLRPLVPLDGGRFATSDLNDLYRRVINRNNRLKRLKELDAPDIIIRNEKRMLQEAVDVLFDNGRRGKVVTGPNKRPLKSLSDMLKGKQGRFRQNLLGKRVDYSGRSVIVVGPDLRLHQCGLPKKMALELFKPFIYNRLEQKGYVTTIKSAKKMVEKEVPEVWDALDEVVREYPVLLNRAPTLHRLGIQAFEPVLVEGKAIQLHPLVCMAFNADFDGDQMAVHVPVSIEAQIEARVLMMSTNNILSPAHGEPIIIPTQDVVLGIYYMTRSRALAKGEGKVFAGPEEVQMAYDAGAVDLQAQIKVRLNGKLVDTTTGRILLGDILPEEIPFDIINRPMKKKELAQLIDKCYRGAGIKKTVLLADRLKDMGYKYATKAGISISIADMVIPAKKAGILNKAQSEVHAVEKQYTDGLITDGEKYNKVIDIWAKATDDVAAEMMRGIAVQRIKGKDGRAIETPSFNPIYMMADSGARGSKDQIRQLAGMRGLMAKPSGEIIETPITANFREGLTVLQYFVSTHGARKGLADTALKTANSGYLTRRLVDVAQDCTITEEDCGTIDGITMEPLIEGGEIIQRVGDRILGRVVLEDINDPLTGEILVNANEEITESHVQKIEDAGIERVKIRSVLTCRSKHGVCIKCYGRDLARGKMVNIGESIGIIAAQSIGEPGTQLTMRTFHIGGTASRRVEQAEIHARNEGRIKFINLHTVRNVAGGLVAMNRNGEIAVVTEDGRERERYPVTYGAQIYAEDGQPVNANDLLANWDPYTIPILTDVSGRVKFGDIVEGVTMQEKLDPVTGKASRVVVECKDSSVRPRVSIKDESGKTLKIPGSTSEARYLMPIGAIVMVAEGNMVNAGEVIARIPRETTKTKDITGGLPRVAELFEVRKPKEFAVISEIDGVVSFGKDVKGKRRVVVKPDVGESKEYLVAKGKHISVHEGDFIRAGEALMDGSANPHDILRVLGIKELARYLVNEVQEVYRLQGVKINDKHIEAIVRQMLRRVKIKEVGDSSFMLGEQVERYLFEEENEKILARGGQPAVAEPLLLGITKASLSTESFISAASFQETTKVLTDAAIAGKVDYLRGLKENVIMGRLIPAGTGIVYYAEARKGD